In Dermacentor variabilis isolate Ectoservices chromosome 11, ASM5094787v1, whole genome shotgun sequence, one genomic interval encodes:
- the LOC142564501 gene encoding uncharacterized protein LOC142564501 has translation MKAPGRRMRRTVDLKVLLVLAALAELSHGAHSTSSYGTSDGSLTMARLRRSVFDQPAVLHNRVKREARKIRGEKGPWGFHTLYIGDEEGDEDEDEAEEAPVKKAATTTTTTTTTTARPTRRRGDDSDEEEEEERQRKRSKKRPKKRKHTSSEESTERRGSRRRGSRRREESEEDSSERRRRRKKKQKKESEEESPNKRGSQVGRPNGGAPAGKTFNPKSTSGMSVTGFHPLYIGGEEGEEDEEEEGAPKKRGSGGGGRKREEEGSDEGGRRKRPDRRRKESEEEESGEKRRRRKKGGRGSSEEEQEGAKKKKSRGGGAGRGGGGGGGGGGGGGGGGGGGGGGGRAVPKGGSPPAGAGGIKGYGRGFGRATASAENDDKEDEDDDMGF, from the exons ATGAAGGCGCCAGGCAGGAGGATGAGGAGAACTGTCGATTTGAAGGTTCTCCTGGTGCTAGCGGCTCTGGCGGAGTTGAGCCATG GGGCCCACAGCACCAGCAGCTATGGGACGTCGGATGGGTCCCTGACCATGGCACGGTTGCGTCGATCTGTGTTTGACCAGCCAGCTGTCCTCCACAACCGAGTAAAAAGAGAGGCGAGAAAAATTAGAGGCGAAAAAGGACCTTGGGGTTTTCATACACTTTACATAGGAGACGAAGAAGGTGACGAAGACGAGGATGAAGCAGAAGAAGCCCCAGTGAAGAAAGCGGCGACTACGACGACGACCACGACTACAACAACTGCTAGGCCCACTCGTCGCCGTGGTGATGACAGCGAtgaggaagaagaggaggaaCGACAGAGGAAGCGTTCGAAGAAGCGTCCGAAGAAGCGGAAACACACCAGCAGTGAAGAGAGCACTGAACGCCGCGGTAGTAGACGCCGGGGTTCACGGCGCCGCGAAGAATCGGAAGAGGATTCATCGGAACGAAGAAGACGcaggaagaagaagcagaagaaagagAGCGAGGAAGAGAGCCCCAACAAACGTGGCTCTCAGGTGGGTCGTCCTAACGGAGGTGCGCCAGCGGGAAAAACTTTTAATCCCAAGAGCACTTCCGGAATGAGCGTGACCGGCTTCCATCCTTTGTATATCGGCGGCGAGGAGGGTGAAGAGGATGAAGAGGAGGAAGGGGCTCCGAAAAAACGCGGCAGCGGAGGCGGTGGCCGTAAGAGAGAGGAAGAGGGCTCTGATGAGGGTGGCCGGCGAAAACGTCCCGATCGCAGAAGAAAGGAGTCGGAGGAAGAAGAAAGCGGAGAAAAGAGAAGACGCCGCAAGAAAGGCGGCAGGGGTTCCTCAGAGGAAGAACAAGAGGGCGCTAAAAAGAAGAAGTCTCGTGGCGGAGGTGCTGGAAGAggaggtggtggcggcggcggtggcggtggtggcggaggcggcggcggagGTGGTGGCGGAGGTGGCGGTAGAGCCGTCCCCAAGGGTGGTAGCCCCCCTGCAGGCGCAGGTGGTATCAAAGGTTATGGCAGAGGTTTCGGTCGTGCCACGGCTTCCGCAGAGAACGATGACAAGGAAGATGAGGACGACGACATGGGCTTCTAG